TTCATCTTTTTGTGCAAATTTTATACTTTTTCTCCCCTTTTTTATATATACAAAATTTACTTTTTCTATATAAACTAAAAAAATTTTACATATTTCACTTAAAAAATTTGTATTAAAATATATATTCTAATTATACCATTAAAAATAGTTACAAAAAAAGATACTACTAATTAAAAATTAGTAGTATCTTTTTATAACTAAATTTATTGAGCATTTTGAAGTTTTAATTCTTCCTGTTTACTATCTCTTCTTTTTTCTATTTTAGCTATTATTGAATCTATTAATAATCCATTAATTACAACTGCCATTAATGAATAAAGCCCTTTATCTAGTCCAAAAGTTAATCCTCCGCATACAACAACAAACAAATCAACTAATAATAAACATTTACCTATGTTAACTGTAGAATACTTATTTATTATTTTAGCTAATATATCAGTTCCTCCTGTTGAAGCATTTATAGCAAATGTAATCGCTAAACCTGTTCCGCATATAAGAGTTCCAAGTACTACTGCTAATATCATATTCTCTGTTATAGCATAAGTATGTAATACTTTTTCCATAAAATCCATAACTGCGGACATCATAAAACTTGCATATATAGTCTTAAATCCAAAGTCTCCACCTACTAATATAAATGATATAGTAAATAAAATTATATTCCCTATAAATATTATAGTCCCTACTGATAAACTAGGTACGTAATGACTTATTACTAGCGCCATTCCACTTAATCCTCCACCAGCAATTTGATTTGGAGCATAGAAATACTGCACACCAAAAGAAACTATGATAACACCTATAGTTATTATAAGGTACTCTTTGATTAACTTTATTAAATTGTTTTCTGTCATTTTTTCATTCCTTTTCTTGTTTTTATTTATTAATTTTAGAATTATTTATTAGCCTAAAACATACATATATATCATAATAATACTATTTTAAATATATTTAATCAATAAAATAGTTGCCATTTCTTACATTTTATAAAATTAAATTTATATGAATTAAACATTCTTTATACAGGGAGGAATCTTTATGAAATCTAGTATTCCAAAGAAAGATAGCTCTTTAAATAGGTTCTTGGCAGATAATTTAAATGAGCTAAAATCAAAAGGCCTTTATAATCAAATTAATTCACTTCAAAGTCCCAATGGTCCAATAATAACCATCAATAATAAAAATCTTATAAATCTATCTTCTAATAACTACCTCGGCTTAGCTACAAACGAAAATTTAAAATTAGCTGAAATAAATGCGGTAAAAAAATATGGTGTAGGTGCTGGTGCTGTAAGAACTATAAATGGAACTTTAGATATTCATGACTTATTAGAGTCTACTATTGCTAAGTTTAAAGGCACTGAATCAGCTATTGCATTTCAATCAGGGTTTAATTGTAATATGGGAGCAATTTCTGCTGTAATGGACAAAAATGATGCTATATTATCCGATGAACTAAATCATGCCTCTATTATTGATGGCTGTAGGCTATCTGGTGCAAAAATAATAAGATACAAACATTCTGATATGGATGATTTAAAAAATCAAGCTAAAGTAGCTGTAGGTAGTGGCAAGTATAAAAAAATAATGGTCATTACAGATGGCGTATTTTCTATGGATGGCGACGTTGCTAAACTTCCCGAAATTGTAAAAATTGCTAATGAATTTGATTTAATAACATATGTTGATGATGCCCATGGATCTGGTGTAATGGGAAATGGAGCTGGAACCTGCAAGCATTTTGGATTATCTGAAAAAATAGATTTTCAAATAGGAACTTTATCAAAAGCTATCGGAGTAGTTGGTGGATATGTAGCCGGCTCTAAAGATTTAATAGATTGGTTGAAAGTTAGAGGAAGACCGTTCTTATTTTCAACATCTTTAACTCCAGGATCTGCTGCTGCTTGTGTAGAATCTATAAATATATTAATGGAAAGCAGCTATCTAGTTAATAAAGTATGGGAAAATGGCAACTATTTAAAAAAAGGTTTAAAATCTTTAGGCTTTGATATAGGTAAAAGCGAAACACCTATAACACCTTGTATAATAGGCGATGAATCTAAAACTCAACTATTCAGTAAAAGACTTCTTGAAGAAGGAGTTTATGCCAAATCAATTGTATTTCCAACTGTTCCAAAAGGAACTGGAAGAGTCAGAAATATGCCTACCTCAGCTCACACCAAAGAAATGCTAGATCAAGCATTATATATCTACGAAAAAGTTGGAAAAGAATTGAATATAATATAAATTCATTTAAATTTAGGAGGGGCTAGTTTTATGAAAAAAGTTCTTATTACAGGTGCATTAGGTCAAATAGGTTCAGAATTAACTTCTAAACTTAGAAATGAATACGGAAAAGATAATGTTATAGCTACAGATATACGTATGATAGAAAATAGCGACATAGTATCTAATGGTATATTTGAACAGTTAAATGTTATGGATGCTGAAACACTATCAAAATTAGCTAAAAAACATAATGTTGATACAATAGTCCACTTAGCTTCATTACTCTCTGCTGTAGGCGAACAACAGCCTCAATACACATGGAAACTTAACATGAGTGGATTAACTAATGTATTAGAAATTTGTAGAGAACAAAATTTAAAGTTATTTACTCCTAGCTCTATAGCAGCATTTGGTGATAATTCACCTAAAAATTTAACTCCTCAAGATACTATGCAAAGACCTGGAACTATGTATGGTATAACTAAAGTTTCAGGAGAACTTTTATGCGATTATTATTATAAAAAATTTGGTGTTGATACTAGAGGTGTAAGGTTTCCTGGATTAATTTCATATGTAACACCTCCTGGAGGCGGAACTACTGATTATGCTGTTGATATATATTATGAAGCATTAAAAAATAAAAAATACAGTTCATTTATTGCTGAGGGAACACAAATGGATATGATGTATATGCCTGATGCTCTGCAAGCTATAGTAGACTTAATTGAAGCTGATGGATCAAAATTAATTCATAGAAATGCATTTAATATAACAGCTATGAACTTTGCCCCTGAAGAAATATCCTCTGAAATAAAAAAACATATACCTAATTTTGAATTTAGCTATAATGTAGATCCAATTCGTCAGTCTATTGCTGAATCTTGGCCTAATTCAATAGATCCTACTTGTGCTATTGAAGAGTGGGGATTTAACTTTAAATATGATTTAAGTAAAATGACTATAGATATGTTAAATAAACTTAGTTCTAGAGGAATAGGAGATACTAAATTAAATTTAAAATAATTTATAAATAAAAAAAGCAGTATATAAATATACTGCTTTTTAATATCATACAATGATTATTTTACTATGCTTTTTTTACAACGCTAGATTTTAATTTCATTGCTCCGAATCCGTCTATTTTACATTCTATATCATGTCCATCAGCAGCATCAGGAACTAAACGTATACTCTTAACTTTTGTTCCTATTTTTATAGATGATGAACTACCTTTTACTTTAAGGTCTTTTACTACTGTTACAGCATCTCCATCATTTAATACATTTCCGTTTACATCTTTTATAACAGTTGCTTCCTCTTCATTTCCGCCTTCTAAAGTCCACTCATGTGCACATTCTGGGCAAACTAAAAGTGTTCCATCTTCATAAGTATATTCCGAGTTACATTTTGGACAATTTGGTAAATTTTCCATTTTTTCACTTCCTTTATTTTTAATATTATTGGTATTTAAAATATTTTCAGTATTATATAATACCATATTATCTACTTATTTACAAATTTAGACCTTTTTGTATAAATTGATAGCAAAAATATTATTTTTTAAATCTTAATTATAATTTATTATAACCAAAAAATAATGGATTATATTATACATAAAAATTTATATATTAAATTAAGGTCTTCTCGCACCCATATAAGCATTTTGGTAATATGATGAAGATAATTTAGATTTTTTTACACCATCTTTAGGGTTTGATGCATGTATAAACTCATCATTTCCTATATACATGCCAACATGACTTACTCTATCCTTGTTCATAGTATCAAAGAATACTAAGTCTCCAGGTTTAAGGTCTTTTTTATCAACTGCCTGGCCAAATTTACTCTGATCATATGAAACTCTTGGTATATCTTTTCCTAATGCATTTTTATATACATATCTAACTAGACCTGAACAATCAAATGAATTTGGTCCATTAGCTCCCCATACATACGGCTTACCTATTTGGTCTTCTAGTAATTTCATCGCCTTATCCATCTCACTAGACGTAGCTGATGAGTTATTTACATTAGTTACTGTATTTGTATTGTTAATAGTATTACCATTATTCACTGTATTTGTGTTATTTGTATCATTCGTATTACTGCTATTTGTACTGTCAGCAGTATTTCCTACATTATTATTATCATTACCTTGAGATACACCTGCTTTAACACTATTTAAAACACTTACCATTGTAGTTAGCATTAATAATTGGCTTAAATCATTATTGCCTCCGCCGCATGAACAACCACTATTAGTACTTCCACCCATTAAATTATTTAAACTACTTTGTAACATTCTATCAAAAGAAGCTGCATTTGAATCACCATAGTTTGAGTTATTTGCATTTCTTAAATTAGTACGATTTATATTACTTAAAAGACTATTTGCTACAATTTGACCAACATCACTCATTTTGTTAACTCCCCTTTTATTATTTTCATTACTATATATACTCTATATTTTAACCAGTATAAAAATTTCTCTATTAATTATAATCGGATATCTAGATTCATTCTTTAATATTATTGACTCAATAACCTATTCCTTATTTGTTATACCAAAGTATATGGTAACATATACCCAATAAAAACAAAATAGGTTACCATCTAGGTAACCTATTTTTATAAAATCTAATCAATTTTTTATATATTAAATTTAGCTTATTTTACTTTCTTCTTTCACATTACCTTTTTTCTTCTTTAATGCTGAAAAATCAAAAGTAATTGAGATTATTGCAAATATAAGTAAGAATATTGGATAGTGTAAGTATTTTATTATTCCTACAGAAGAAACTCCTGCTATACCTACAGCTGTTAATATTTGTGCTCCATAAGGAATCATTCCTTGCCAGCATGAAGCGAACATATCTAACATACTAGCTATTTTTCTAGGATCTAAGTTATATTTTTCTCCAATGTCTTTAGCTAATGGTCCTGCCGTTATTATAGTTATTGTATTATTAGCTGTACATAAATCTATTATACTAGCTAATAAAGCTATACCAAATTTTGCACCTGTTTGACTCTTTATTTTGCTTGTTATAAAGTTTAATATAAAGTCTATACCACCATTGTGCTTTATTAATCCTATAACTCCTCCAACTACTAGAACTAATATACATAACTCTTGCATACCTGCCATACCTTCAGATACAGCACCTATAAATTGCCATACATCCATAGAACTTGTAAATATACCTATTGCTCCTGCAAATATAATACCACCTGCAAGAAGAACAAAAACGTTTGCCCCTGCAAGGGCACCGACTAATACTGCTACATAAGGTACTACTTTTATTATTTCATATGAACCTGCATCAGCTGAAGCTGCTGTTCCTGCTGTCATTACAGATATTATTATAAAACTTATTAATGCTGCTGGTAATACAACAAAGAAATTCATTTTTACTTTATCTTTCATTTGACATCCTTGAGTACTTGCCGCTGCTATTGTTGTATCAGATATCATAGATAAGTTATCTCCAACCATAGCACCTCCAACTACTAAAGCAACTAATAATTCTAATTCTATACCTGTTTTTTGAGAAACACCTATTGCTATTGGAGTTAAAGCTGAAATTGTTCCAACTGAAGTCCCCATAGACGTTGATATAAAACAAACCACTAGGAATAAACCTGGGATAAGTAAACTTGGTGGTAAAACTGCTAAGCTTAAATTTACTGTTGAGTCAACTGCACCCATCGCTTTAGCAACACTACCAAATGCACCTGCTAATAAGAATATTACAAGCATTATTACTATATTACTATCTCCAGCACCTTTACAGAATATCTCCATCTTTTTATCAAGAGATTCCTTTGGATTTATCATAAATGCTACTGCTGCAGCTATTACGAATGCTGTTAATGCTGGCATTTTATAAAAATCACCTGTTATAAGTCCGCTTCCTAAGAATAAAACTAAAAAGACACCTATAGGAAGTAACGCTACTGCACTACCTTTTTTCACTTCATTTTGAGTTGTATTTTGCATATGTTTAATCCCCTTTTTATGCTTAATTTAAGGTATAACTAACAGAGAAGGTATGATATATCTTCTCTGTCAGCACTAATTGTATTAATTAAATTTTATGTTTCTTATAATCTATCTAATCCTTGCTTTAAGTCAGCTATTATATCTTCTGCATCTTCTAAACCAACAGATATTCTTATTAATCCTTCAGATATTCCAGCTTCAGCTCTCTCTTCTGGAGTGTATGGAGAGTGAGTCATTGAAGCAGGATGTTGTATTAATGTTTCACAGTCACCTAAGCTTACTGCAAGAGTACATAATTCTAAAGAGTTAAGTAACTTCTTACCAGCTTCTAATCCACCTTTAACTTCGAATGCTATCATACCACCTGGTTGATCCATTTGTCTCTTAGCTAAATCATATTGAGGGAAGCTTTCTAATCCTGGGTAGTTAACTTTTTCTACATTTGCATGTCCTTCTAAGAATTTAGCAACTTCCATAGCATTTTTGCAGTGTCTATCCATTCTTACTTGTAAAGTTTTCATACCTCTTATTACTAAGTAAGCATCAAATGAACTTAATACAGAACCTGTCATATCTTTTATACCAAATAATCTAACTTGGTTTATGAAGTCTAATTTACCTGCAACGAATCCAGCTAAAACGTCTCCATGTCCGTTTAAGTACTTAGTAGCTGAATGAACTACTACGTCTGCACCATGTTCTATTGGTCTTTGTATATATGGAGTACAGAAAGTATTATCTACCATTACTATACAACCTTCTACTGTATGAGCTATTTCAGATACAGCTTTTATATCTATTAATTTTAAATCTGGGTTAGCTGGAGTTTCTAAGTAAACAACTTTAGTGTTTGCTTTCATAGCACCCTTAACTTCATCTAAATTAGAAGCATCAACGAAAGTTACTTCTACTCCATATCTGCTCATACCATGATTGAACATTGCATATGTGCATCCATATAATGTTTTACTTGCAACTACATGATCTCCTGCTTTTAAAGCAGTCCATAAAGCTGAAGTTATTGCACCTATTCCTGAAGCTGTAGATACACAAGCTTCTGCTCCTTCTAATATAGCTACTTTTTCTTCTAATTGAGCATTAGTTGGGTTTCCTAATCTAGAGTATATATATCCACCTTCTTCAAGTGCGAATCTTCTTCCCCCTTGTTCAGCACTATCAAATACGAATGTTGATGTTTTATATATAGGTGTTGTTAAAGCTCCTGATAATGGATCTCTATGATGACCTCCATGTATAGCTCTTGTAGCAAATCTTTTTTCTTTAATGTTTTCCATTGTTTTGTCCCCCTATAAAATATATTATTATTGTTTATTATTATTAGTTAGAAATAGAAGTTTTTATTTAAAACGTTTTCCATTCTAATTTTCGACAAGAAATAATTAGTTTTTGCAATTTATAAAACATTTTCCTGCCTATGCCATAACTATATCATTGCTTTTTAATTTTGTAAACTTCTTCCAAGAAAGTTTTTTTTCTAAGTAAATTTTCAAAAAATTGATATTTTTCTGATGCAATATTACATCAATATAATTGTAAATGAGAGACAATACTGAATGGTCAAACAATTCAAAAAACCTTTTCCCATTTGTATATACATTATATTCAACTCTTCTAGATTATATATATACTTTTTTCTTATAGAAACAATACTTACGATAATTAAAAATATAACAATCTTTTGTAATTTCAAGCATTTCATCTTGCATTTTTTTGTATTTACATAAAAATTGTATTCTAATTACAAAAATTAGATTTTTAATCTTTACATATATTAAAAGTTCTATTTCTAACTTAATTTTTTCTTGTAAAAAATCTTTTATTCTTTATTTTTATAGAACTATGAAAATAATATTTTTAATTTGGTTAATTTTTGTAAATTCACATTATTTCGACTTATATCTTTTTTTGTATACTGAATAGTAAATACTGCATTTAATGAATATAATTATAAATTTTTACCTATACTTTTAATAATTAGTATAAAAATTTATATTAAAATAGGAAACTTATTTTTTAATTTTCAATTATTTATATAATTTTATATTAAAATTTTTAGTCTAAAATTTTAATTTTTACTAAAAATTTAATATTTTGATATTTCAATTATAAATTTAATATTTTTTTATGTACTTGTTATTAATATTATGATATCATAGATAAGTATTTTGTATACAAGATACTACACAATCAAAAGATTTAGACTTTTAGGAGGATTACCAATGACAAATGAAACAAAGGTAAAAGTTGTAACAGCTGATCCTTCAGCATTAGGACTTTTCGGCTTAGCAATGATTACATTAGTTGCTTCAACTCAAAAGTTAGGAATAACTTCAGGAGTATCATTAGTTTTACCATGGGCTATATTTTTAGGTGCTACAGCTCAATTATTTGCATCTATAAATGATTTCAAACATAACAATACATTCGGAGCTACTGCTTTCGGTGGATATGCATTCTTCTGGTATGCAGTTGGATTTACATGGTTAATACAAAATGGAGTATTTGGACCTGAATTAGCAGCTGCTGTTGATCCTAAACAATTAGGTTTCGCTTACTTAGGATATTTAATATTTACATTATTTATGACTATAGGAGCAATGGAAACTCACAAGGTATTATTTATAATTTTCGTACTTATAGACTTTTTATTCTTAGGATTAACATTAACTACATTTGGAGTAATGGAACATGCTACTCATCAACTTGCAGCATATTCTGAGTTATTAATAGCAATAGCATCATTCTATGGTTCTGCTGCTGCTGTATTAAATACTCACTTTGGTAGAGAATTTTTACCAGTTGGAAAGCCATTCGGTATATTCAAAAAATAATTGTTAATTATATAAAAATTTAAAATTATATTAATAAATATAGATTATAAATTTTTTACACTTACTTAAAATTCATATAAAAACCATAAAAGAGCCGTATCAGTTGTAATTGATACGGCTCTTTTTATAAAATAAATTCTATTTATCTTGAAATATAATTTCTTTCTTTATTTTGTCTCTTATTTGATTAATTAAACTTTCTTTATTTTGTTCTAATTGAACTAATCTATTTACATTAGCTCCTGATGGATGTGGAAATCCCTTAAGTATTTGATTCTCGCTAATAATATTTTCTTCACTTAGCTTATCTAGAACTTCTTCAACTGCTTTTCCTAATGGTATTAATAATATATGCTTAAAATCTTCTATACTTTTTAATTCTTGTATAAAATCTTCATATATATATTTCATTAAAAAATCACTTTTTAATAACTTAGGTGTATGTCCTGAATAGTTTTGTTTTTTTACGAAAACAGGATATGGTATAAGCGATACTGTATGTAATAGATAATCTTTTTCCTCAAACAACTCAATACAGCTTTTTACATTCATAGCTTCATTTAACTTTATTTCATCCAACATACTAATTATGTTTTTTCTTAGACTTCCACTAAACCTACCAGCAACCTTACACTTGTATTTAATAGTTTCTATATCTTCACCTTTGTCTAATTCTTTTTTTGCAGTAGATATGGCAGTACTCATTTGTTGAAATCCTGGTGTAATACCTATAATAAATATTTTTGCTTTTGAATTTAAGTACTCGTTATGAGGTGCATAATATATTTCTATATTATCACTTTTATCAATTAGGAAGTCTTCAGTCAATAAGTCATTTTTTTCATATTTATCTTTAAAGGGTAATTTTTGAATAACATCTTTATAATTTTCTAATAATTTTTTCATATATACCTCTCTAATGATATTATAATTTACTCTTTAAAATAGCGGTTATTTTCAATAAGCATTTGAATTTGACAACTATAAGAATCAATATTGAAGAAGTCATTAAACAACTCCATTTCTATAAAACTGTTTACTTTTAGATTATTTCGTTTTGCATATTCAATAATTTTCCAAACTCTCTCATCTTCATTATCTTTACTATAAGATAATGTTAGGTAGTTACCTCCAGGTAAAATTTTTATATTCTCCTCATTATTTATATTTATACCTTCTTTGATTTCACTAAAAACATATACAGGCTTTACTTCTTCTAAAGAACTTACATTATATATAATTCCCTTCTCTATTCTAATTTGTATATCCTTTTCTTTAATTATCTTATCTAAATCAGAGTAGTAAAGTAATTCTTTTAAGCATCCTGACTCTTTACAGGGTGCTACAACTATATGCCGTTCTTTAAAATATTTAATTTCTATTTCACCATTACTTAAAATCTCTCTAGAATTTTTAACACTATCATTTAATTTATCTATATTTTGTATTACCTCTTCCATTTTTTTTATATTTTCCTTAGCCTCTTTCTTCTTTATATCTAAAAATTCCAATAATTTTTCTGTATCACATTCTTTAAAGATTTCTTGCAGTTCTGATATGCTAGTTCCTAAAGCCCTGCACCCCTTAATTACATCTATATAAATAAATTGTTCAATTGAATAGTATCTATATCCTGTTGTTCCATCTATATATTTAGGTATAAGTATTCCCATTTTATGATAATATCTTAAAGCTTTTATAGTAATTTCTTTTATTTTTGAAACCTCACCAATAGAAAATAAACTTTTCATACTACCCACTTCCTTAGTATTTTATAAATTATTATTGACTCTCCTTTTAGGGGAGACCTTACTATAATTATAAGATATTTAAACAAAATATGATTTAAAAATTTATATATATAGAAAGGTGATTTAAGATATGGAAAAAGTAATGTATAGAGAGTTAGCTAAAAGTGATTATGAGCAAATAAAAAAACTTATTTGTGATGCATTTGGTTTCAGTGATTTTCTTAAAGATGAAAAGTTATTAGACTTGGTTTTAACTATATATTTAGAAGGATGTATTTTAGATAGTACTTATAGCAGAGTAGCGGTAAAAAACGATAAAGTTATAGGAATAATCCTAGGAAAGTCAGATCAAGATAAAAATAAAATTAGAAAATTTCATAATAGCTTAAATTTCTTAACTACAGGAGCTAAACTTATGCTATCTAGTAGAAAAAATAAACACTCTTTAAAAGAATTTTCTAAGATTAAAGATACTTATAAAGAAATAATCGCAGGAAAAGAAAAAGATTTTCAAGGTTGTATTCAACTATTTATTGTTTCACAAGAATCTAGAGGTCTTGGAGTCGGTAAAACTTTAGTATCTCAATTATTTAACTATATGAAAAATACAAATGTAAATTCTTTATATCTATATACTGACACTAGATGTAATTATGGTTTTTATGATAGCCAAAACTTTAAACGTATTAATGAGAAAAACATCTATTTTGAATCATTTAAGACTAACCTTAGTGTATTTTTATATGGATATAAATTTTAATTATAAAAATAAAGAGGGAAGGTATTATTCCCCCTTTCCTCTTTTACTTAGTTGCTTGATTTTATAACTGTCCATGCCTCATCATATATTTTTTTAACATCCATAGGGAAATCCGTATAGATTTCGCATCTATCCATTATTTCTTTAGGCATATATGCATTTGGATTATTTTTTACATTTTCTGGTTGTTCTTCTCTAGCTTCTTTATTTGGAGTAGTATATCCTATTTCATCAGCTATTCTTAACGCACTTTCTTTATCACTTACAAAATTTATAAACTTCTCAGCACCTTCAATATTTTCCGCATTATTAGGTATGCATAAACTATCAATCCAGAAGTTTGCACCTTCTTTTGGTACTACATAAGTTAAATTAGGATATTCATCTTGAAGATTTAATCCTTCCCCAGACCAAATCATATTTATATCAGATTCACCTGCTGGAATCATAGTTGTACCATTATCAACTCCATAAATTGGATTTACTAATTTTCTTTGATTTAACAATAATTTTTTGGCTTCTTCAATTTCCTTTGGATCAGTTGTATTTAAAGAATATCCTAATTTCTTTAAAGCCGCTCCCATCGTATCTCTATAAGTGTCAAACATA
Above is a genomic segment from Romboutsia lituseburensis containing:
- a CDS encoding ABC transporter substrate-binding protein, with the protein product MNKILKLLSLSICILMISVFFVGCGKQSSEKINFLNYGENIDEETLKEFEKQYGIKVNVETFDDMETMYQKISKGGVKYDVILVSDALMPRMIEKKLVRTLNKDNIPNISQMDEEYLNLEIDPGNKYSVPYMFGTVGLIYNKDVVKEKVDSWDILWDEKYKDKIFMFDTYRDTMGAALKKLGYSLNTTDPKEIEEAKKLLLNQRKLVNPIYGVDNGTTMIPAGESDINMIWSGEGLNLQDEYPNLTYVVPKEGANFWIDSLCIPNNAENIEGAEKFINFVSDKESALRIADEIGYTTPNKEAREEQPENVKNNPNAYMPKEIMDRCEIYTDFPMDVKKIYDEAWTVIKSSN